A genomic window from Leptolyngbya sp. NIES-2104 includes:
- a CDS encoding TetR/AcrR family transcriptional regulator, with the protein MTPSTDTKTQIITVAQRLFAEQGFAGTTLRNVVSEAGVNLAAVHYHFGSKEELFRAVVAQLARPVVERELSLLADLKAKPEVPSVEDILTALLKPNLEMLCQDEETQFVRSQFMGRCRTEPKPIQSIANEEFAAATEAFLDVLQRVLPEQSRSHLRWKFDLVIAVLVRVQTEAGQPHALLKSSDPSEIQATTEQLVKFLSPGMRS; encoded by the coding sequence GTGACTCCTTCAACCGATACCAAGACGCAAATTATTACTGTTGCCCAACGCCTATTTGCAGAACAAGGCTTTGCTGGAACCACGTTACGCAATGTGGTAAGTGAAGCGGGGGTGAACCTCGCAGCAGTTCACTACCATTTTGGGTCGAAGGAAGAGTTGTTTCGAGCCGTGGTCGCGCAATTGGCTCGTCCAGTCGTGGAGCGAGAGTTGAGTCTGTTAGCAGACCTGAAAGCAAAGCCTGAAGTGCCGTCAGTAGAGGACATTCTAACTGCGCTCTTGAAGCCGAATCTAGAAATGCTGTGCCAAGATGAAGAGACTCAATTCGTGCGATCGCAGTTTATGGGGCGATGTCGCACGGAACCGAAACCGATTCAGAGTATTGCTAACGAGGAATTTGCGGCGGCGACTGAGGCATTTTTAGACGTGCTGCAACGGGTGCTGCCGGAGCAGTCGCGATCGCACCTGAGATGGAAATTCGATTTGGTGATTGCTGTGTTAGTTCGAGTTCAGACTGAAGCGGGACAACCCCATGCGTTACTGAAAAGCAGCGACCCATCTGAGATTCAAGCTACGACCGAACAACTGGTTAAGTTTCTCAGTCCGGGGATGCGATCGTGA
- a CDS encoding cytochrome P450 produces MSAENTEALKCPIEHLRSPDQFNPFTPQFHQNPHAAFLAARQEQPVFFSPVMNLWVVTRYDDLKTVMKDDRTFASGGAFSSGALASPEALRVLGGLDHPIFQYSLVNADPPIHARFRSNFQRAFTARQVAILEPQIRELIHQLLIDLRTNQRVEVIKTFCDPLPLLTICRLMGLPDEDAPDIKRWGIDYIRAQMPGWSIEEQQLIGQSIADYYDYMLKQVKYYATHPAENLISGLIEARQNNDEPLSDEEIAGLTCNLVFAGHETTAALLGNTLYSLLNQRELWNYFCKHVDRITTAVDEFIRHGGPAVGLYRRTTHDVVLGEVTIPKDSMVWIAYLAGNHDPEQFPKPERLDCDRQNAAGNLSFGHGIHYCVGAPLAKLELRVVIEELTQHYPSLRLEPGQMITPTPNFMLRSYQEMILAID; encoded by the coding sequence ATGTCTGCCGAAAATACCGAAGCGCTAAAGTGTCCGATCGAGCATTTGCGCTCCCCGGATCAGTTCAATCCCTTCACACCTCAATTTCATCAAAACCCCCATGCTGCGTTTCTAGCAGCGCGACAAGAGCAACCCGTGTTCTTCAGTCCGGTGATGAATCTATGGGTGGTGACTCGCTATGATGACTTGAAGACAGTCATGAAAGACGATCGAACGTTTGCATCGGGTGGAGCGTTTTCGTCGGGTGCATTAGCTTCCCCGGAGGCGCTGCGAGTGCTAGGAGGGTTAGATCACCCAATTTTTCAGTACTCACTGGTCAATGCTGATCCACCGATTCATGCTCGGTTTCGCAGTAACTTCCAGCGTGCCTTTACCGCACGTCAAGTTGCGATTTTAGAACCGCAGATTCGTGAACTGATTCATCAGCTACTCATTGATCTGAGAACAAATCAGCGGGTTGAAGTAATCAAAACCTTCTGCGATCCGTTACCGCTACTCACAATCTGTCGTTTGATGGGACTCCCGGACGAAGACGCACCCGACATCAAGCGCTGGGGCATCGATTATATTCGCGCCCAGATGCCGGGTTGGAGCATCGAAGAACAACAATTGATCGGACAAAGCATCGCTGACTACTATGACTATATGCTGAAGCAGGTCAAGTATTATGCAACTCACCCAGCCGAGAATCTGATCAGTGGGTTGATTGAAGCGCGGCAGAACAACGATGAGCCATTAAGTGATGAAGAGATTGCGGGGTTGACCTGTAATCTAGTATTTGCGGGGCACGAAACCACAGCGGCACTTCTTGGAAACACACTGTATAGTCTCCTGAATCAACGCGAGCTTTGGAATTATTTTTGCAAACACGTCGATCGCATTACTACTGCTGTCGATGAATTTATACGACATGGTGGTCCGGCGGTTGGACTGTATCGTCGTACCACTCATGATGTTGTACTGGGTGAGGTAACAATTCCCAAAGATTCTATGGTGTGGATTGCATACCTAGCGGGCAATCATGACCCAGAACAGTTTCCTAAGCCTGAACGCTTGGACTGCGATCGCCAGAATGCTGCGGGCAACCTCAGTTTTGGGCATGGCATTCATTACTGCGTGGGCGCACCGTTAGCCAAGCTCGAACTGCGCGTCGTAATCGAGGAGCTTACCCAACACTATCCTAGTCTCCGCTTAGAACCTGGTCAGATGATTACACCGACCCCAAATTTCATGCTCCGCTCATATCAAGAGATGATTCTGGCGATCGACTAA
- a CDS encoding ABC exporter membrane fusion protein, with protein MTQNQIVRARWLPARNFLMLGAVVLLGGLGGYTFWRSQSAPQVAQPTVTPQLQSVTALGYLEPRGRVIKLSAPASSGSTNRVERLLVKQGDRVRAGQIIAILDGYDRLQAALTEAQEQVKVAQSNLAVVKAGAKQGEVDAQQSEIQRLAAQRQGDVKAQSAIVARLQAELQNAEAEAKRFNLLYQQGAVSASVRDNRALTLSTAQRNLQEAQVVLERIQSTRSPELNAAQATLDRIAEVRPVDVEAAQSQVDRAIAIVQQAKSQLDLASVRAPKGGVVLEVHTRPGELIAPEGIVELGDTEQMTALIEVYETEIEKVKLGQSAKLFSDSFSEPLFGTVSEVGVKVKRQNVINSDTSANIDARVVEVRVQLNSDSMQKVAGLTNLQVTGEIQQ; from the coding sequence ATGACGCAAAATCAGATAGTTCGCGCAAGATGGCTACCCGCTCGGAACTTTTTAATGCTTGGTGCTGTTGTGCTGCTGGGGGGACTGGGAGGATACACGTTCTGGAGATCGCAGTCAGCGCCTCAAGTGGCTCAACCAACAGTCACTCCCCAATTACAATCCGTCACTGCTTTGGGCTACCTAGAGCCACGTGGTCGAGTGATCAAACTATCTGCGCCCGCATCATCAGGGAGTACGAATCGGGTTGAACGATTGCTGGTTAAACAGGGCGATCGCGTTCGAGCTGGACAAATTATTGCGATTCTCGATGGTTACGATCGCCTACAAGCAGCACTCACGGAAGCTCAGGAACAAGTGAAAGTCGCTCAGTCAAATCTAGCTGTGGTGAAAGCAGGTGCGAAACAAGGCGAGGTGGATGCTCAACAGTCTGAAATTCAACGATTAGCAGCACAGCGTCAAGGAGATGTCAAAGCGCAATCGGCAATCGTCGCGAGACTTCAAGCAGAATTACAGAACGCTGAGGCAGAAGCAAAACGGTTTAATCTGCTTTATCAGCAAGGAGCGGTTTCAGCCTCAGTCCGTGACAATCGCGCTCTAACGTTATCCACGGCTCAACGCAATCTACAAGAAGCTCAGGTTGTGTTAGAGCGAATTCAATCGACCCGATCGCCGGAACTAAATGCCGCTCAAGCAACCCTCGATCGCATTGCAGAAGTGCGTCCGGTGGATGTTGAGGCAGCACAATCACAAGTCGATCGAGCGATCGCAATTGTTCAACAAGCTAAATCACAGCTTGACTTAGCCTCAGTTCGCGCTCCGAAAGGTGGAGTCGTGCTGGAAGTTCACACTCGTCCTGGGGAATTGATTGCGCCAGAAGGCATTGTGGAATTAGGGGATACCGAGCAAATGACTGCGCTGATAGAGGTCTATGAAACTGAAATCGAGAAGGTAAAACTGGGACAATCCGCAAAACTATTTTCGGATAGCTTTTCTGAACCGCTTTTCGGCACGGTGAGCGAAGTTGGTGTAAAGGTCAAACGTCAGAACGTCATTAATTCTGATACTTCGGCAAACATCGATGCGCGAGTCGTTGAGGTGCGAGTGCAGCTTAATTCGGATTCAATGCAGAAAGTCGCTGGACTGACAAATTTACAGGTGACTGGAGAGATTCAGCAATGA
- the devC gene encoding ABC transporter permease DevC → MTILSFKRRSWEFLRDRTPLGWLQLKKNKGRLLVAVAGIGFADLLMFAQLGIQDALFDSNTLLNRGMDADIVIRSAQYRDLNLADTLPRRRLYQVQSIPGVQSAEPLYVDRVVWRNPQTRRRTQLTLVGQSLDRPVLNFPEVNQNLDKLKQPDMFLFDRLTRGDYSQVIEQSNQGQKIETEIGRRTIRIAGLFALGASFATDGTLITSSENFLRFFPQRSAGQVTLGLVKVKPGINPDRVLAQIRAILPPDTIASTKAEFVELEKAYWQKTTPIGVVFTFGTIMAFVVGIVIVFQILSTDVNEHMSEYATFKAMGYRDRYLLLIVFEEAVILATLGFVPGLALALGQYALIRNVAALPISMTLTRFVLVFVLTLVMCTVSGMIATRRTRSADPADSF, encoded by the coding sequence ATGACAATTCTCTCGTTCAAACGTCGCTCTTGGGAGTTCTTACGCGATCGTACTCCGCTCGGTTGGCTGCAACTAAAGAAAAACAAAGGACGATTACTCGTTGCAGTGGCTGGAATTGGGTTTGCAGACTTACTGATGTTTGCTCAGTTAGGGATTCAAGATGCGTTGTTTGATAGCAATACCTTACTCAATCGAGGCATGGATGCGGACATTGTGATTCGCAGCGCTCAATATCGGGATTTGAATCTAGCAGACACTTTACCGCGTCGTCGGCTGTATCAAGTCCAATCAATCCCAGGTGTGCAATCTGCTGAGCCATTGTATGTCGATCGAGTTGTGTGGAGAAATCCCCAAACTCGCCGTAGAACTCAATTAACACTGGTGGGGCAAAGTCTCGATCGTCCTGTCTTGAACTTTCCAGAGGTCAATCAGAATCTCGACAAGCTGAAACAACCGGATATGTTTTTATTCGATCGCTTAACGCGCGGCGACTACAGCCAAGTCATCGAACAATCCAACCAAGGGCAAAAAATCGAAACCGAGATTGGTCGTCGAACGATTCGGATTGCTGGCTTGTTTGCGCTCGGAGCCTCTTTTGCTACCGATGGAACTCTAATCACAAGTTCAGAGAACTTCTTGCGATTCTTTCCACAACGCAGTGCTGGACAAGTCACATTAGGGTTAGTCAAAGTTAAACCGGGTATAAACCCAGATCGAGTGCTGGCTCAAATCAGAGCAATTTTGCCACCCGATACGATCGCGTCAACGAAAGCGGAATTCGTCGAGTTAGAGAAAGCATATTGGCAGAAAACGACTCCGATCGGGGTTGTCTTCACCTTTGGAACCATCATGGCGTTTGTGGTTGGCATTGTGATTGTGTTTCAGATCCTTTCAACGGATGTGAATGAGCACATGAGCGAGTATGCCACCTTCAAAGCGATGGGATACCGCGATCGCTATTTACTGCTCATCGTGTTTGAAGAGGCTGTAATTCTAGCAACGCTGGGATTTGTTCCCGGTCTTGCTTTAGCATTGGGTCAATACGCTCTCATTCGCAATGTGGCAGCTTTACCAATCAGTATGACCTTGACGCGGTTTGTTCTGGTCTTTGTGCTGACGTTAGTGATGTGTACGGTATCGGGCATGATTGCCACGCGCAGAACTCGATCGGCTGACCCAGCGGATAGTTTCTAA
- a CDS encoding DevA family ABC transporter ATP-binding protein, which translates to MNQGSRAVQSAIVVEQLNHFFGTGELRKQALFEINLSIASGEIVILTGPSGSGKTTLLSLMGGLRSPQLGSLRILDTELVGAAKQVAVEARRSCGYIFQAHNLHSSLTAQENVMMGLEVHGSYSRLERRDRAIEMLSLVGLEQRTQYYPESLSGGQKQRVAIARALVSRPKIVLADEPTAALDKQSGRDVVDLMQKLAKEQGCTILMVTHDNRILDVANRIVYMEDGKLVKALES; encoded by the coding sequence ATGAATCAAGGATCTAGAGCAGTTCAGTCTGCGATCGTCGTTGAGCAATTGAATCATTTCTTTGGTACAGGTGAATTGCGAAAGCAAGCTTTGTTTGAGATCAATTTGTCGATCGCATCAGGTGAAATTGTCATTCTCACCGGACCATCAGGATCTGGAAAAACGACTTTACTTTCGTTGATGGGTGGTCTACGCTCTCCTCAATTGGGTAGTCTTCGCATTTTGGATACAGAATTAGTCGGGGCAGCAAAACAAGTTGCGGTAGAAGCACGTCGCTCCTGTGGATACATCTTTCAGGCACACAACTTACATAGCAGTCTCACGGCTCAAGAAAACGTGATGATGGGGCTGGAAGTTCACGGAAGCTACTCGCGTTTAGAACGGCGCGATCGAGCCATCGAAATGCTATCCCTGGTCGGTTTAGAACAGCGAACACAGTATTATCCAGAAAGCTTATCCGGTGGACAAAAGCAAAGGGTTGCCATTGCTCGTGCTTTAGTCAGTCGTCCGAAGATTGTTCTAGCTGATGAACCGACTGCTGCACTCGACAAACAATCCGGTCGCGATGTTGTTGACCTGATGCAAAAACTGGCTAAGGAACAAGGCTGCACGATTCTGATGGTGACGCATGATAACCGCATTCTCGATGTTGCCAATCGCATCGTCTACATGGAAGATGGCAAATTGGTGAAGGCTCTAGAGAGTTGA
- a CDS encoding sigma-70 family RNA polymerase sigma factor produces MDTTKLYLNEIGRAARLTPEEEILYGQQVQQLEKLYEIQQQLSQRLERAATLEEWQNAANLSGHQLQQVISNGERAKRKMIEANLRLVVSIAQRYQHRHLELQDLIQEGNIGLQRSVDKFDPGKGYRFSTYAYWWIRQAITRAIALKSRAIRRPLHLTEKLNAIQKTQQALAQKLGRMATLNEVAQELSISMLKLRELLMANRTIISLDQSIGKDQEGSWSDLLPDEASNSEDEVTRSMLQQDLVSLLGMLPTKQRQVITLRFGLEDGQALSLAQASRCLNCSRETVRLLEKAAIKTLQQHKPRLQEYIVG; encoded by the coding sequence ATGGACACAACAAAGCTGTATCTGAACGAGATTGGCAGGGCGGCACGTTTAACACCTGAAGAAGAAATTCTGTACGGGCAACAGGTTCAACAGTTAGAGAAGCTATATGAGATTCAGCAGCAGTTGTCGCAACGATTAGAACGAGCAGCAACATTAGAAGAATGGCAGAATGCAGCCAATCTGTCAGGTCATCAGTTACAGCAAGTCATTTCAAACGGTGAACGAGCGAAGCGTAAAATGATCGAAGCAAACTTACGCTTAGTTGTTTCGATCGCACAACGCTACCAGCACCGCCACCTCGAACTTCAAGATTTGATTCAAGAAGGCAATATCGGCTTACAGCGAAGTGTTGATAAATTTGATCCAGGCAAGGGGTATCGATTTTCGACGTATGCGTATTGGTGGATTCGGCAAGCGATTACTAGAGCGATCGCGCTTAAAAGCCGTGCGATTCGACGACCCCTTCATCTCACTGAAAAACTCAACGCGATTCAGAAAACTCAGCAAGCCTTGGCGCAAAAACTCGGTCGCATGGCAACCTTGAACGAAGTTGCCCAGGAGTTATCAATCTCCATGTTGAAGCTTCGAGAGTTGTTGATGGCTAACCGCACTATAATTTCGCTGGATCAGTCGATCGGCAAAGACCAAGAAGGCAGTTGGAGCGATCTGCTGCCTGATGAAGCCTCAAATTCAGAAGATGAGGTCACGCGCTCAATGCTACAGCAAGATCTCGTCAGCTTACTTGGAATGCTACCCACAAAGCAGCGTCAAGTGATTACGCTGAGATTTGGACTAGAAGACGGTCAAGCATTAAGTTTGGCTCAAGCGAGTCGTTGTTTGAACTGTAGTCGAGAAACAGTACGATTACTGGAGAAAGCAGCAATCAAAACGCTACAGCAACACAAACCACGGTTACAAGAGTACATTGTCGGTTGA
- a CDS encoding AI-2E family transporter, which translates to MTSLIHSLSHRFSLGLTFPILLLNAVLILWLGQLLQPITNITIASGLIAFLLNYPITFLESRQMSHRWATIVTLALTLVLVGVFGFILIPLVIQQLDEFIDRLPTWLEQAKNQIQNLDQLPITQYLPVDISQLTVELANQIEQFLETLPRQIVTATIETVNSAVNLLLTIVLTIFFLFSGRSLWAGMMSWLPSAWKVRESIHQSFQGYFSGQATISAIQSAVLMTTFLVLQIPFGLLFGLMIGIASFIPLGGGFTVTIISLLLASQNFWLGLKVLIPALILGQINETVIAPRLMGGLTGLNPAIVFLSLLIGAKFGGLLGLVLVVPMANLTKRLAESVQRREHSSTDNVLL; encoded by the coding sequence ATGACCTCCTTAATTCACTCCCTTTCTCACAGATTCAGTCTTGGACTAACGTTCCCTATTCTGCTGTTAAACGCCGTACTCATTCTGTGGTTAGGTCAGCTTCTGCAACCGATCACGAATATTACGATCGCGTCAGGCTTAATTGCTTTTCTACTCAACTATCCAATCACCTTTCTGGAATCGCGCCAGATGTCTCATCGTTGGGCAACCATCGTCACGTTAGCGTTGACTTTAGTACTGGTTGGCGTATTCGGATTCATTCTCATTCCACTGGTAATTCAACAACTGGATGAATTCATCGATCGACTCCCGACTTGGCTAGAGCAAGCAAAAAATCAGATTCAGAACTTGGATCAACTTCCGATTACTCAGTATCTTCCCGTTGATATCAGTCAGCTAACCGTTGAGTTAGCCAATCAAATTGAACAATTTCTTGAAACACTCCCTCGGCAGATTGTCACAGCGACGATCGAGACGGTAAACAGCGCGGTAAATCTGTTGCTGACGATCGTCTTAACGATCTTTTTTCTATTCAGTGGCAGAAGCCTGTGGGCAGGAATGATGAGTTGGCTGCCTAGTGCTTGGAAGGTCAGAGAATCGATTCATCAGAGCTTCCAAGGATATTTTTCAGGGCAGGCAACGATTTCAGCGATTCAAAGTGCGGTTCTGATGACAACGTTTTTAGTGTTGCAAATTCCGTTTGGGCTTTTATTTGGATTAATGATTGGCATTGCAAGTTTTATTCCGTTGGGCGGTGGTTTTACGGTGACTATCATTAGCCTCCTGCTTGCTTCGCAGAATTTTTGGCTGGGGTTGAAAGTCTTAATTCCTGCCCTGATCTTGGGACAAATCAATGAAACGGTGATTGCTCCGCGACTGATGGGAGGACTTACTGGACTTAATCCTGCGATCGTATTTCTCTCACTGCTGATTGGCGCAAAATTCGGGGGGCTTTTAGGCTTAGTGTTGGTGGTTCCAATGGCTAACTTGACGAAGCGGTTGGCGGAAAGTGTTCAAAGGCGTGAGCATTCCTCAACCGACAATGTACTCTTGTAA
- a CDS encoding sigma-70 family RNA polymerase sigma factor: MDLVAVYLNQIGRIRRLTRIEEVQYGQQVQQLQSLLQVRDRLTKELQRSPTQLEWCTAVHLSSSDLLKALMTGEIAKRRMIEANLRFVVNIAKHHTGRNLDLLDLIQEGNIGLQKAVEKFDPTKGYRFSTYAYWWIWQAITRAIAQKSRAIRLPLQTLDQINRIKKAQQQIIQQIGKPASLEAIAQQVNLPAETVRSYLCAAQPLRSLNETIDPEHEYELENVIEDDHPLPEVLLVDVCLKDDLTQLLATLPSQQQRVLSLRFGLETGEEMSLRQVSQKLQCSLETVRLLEKQAISTLRQCDSHLKAYISI, translated from the coding sequence ATGGATTTAGTTGCGGTTTATCTCAATCAAATTGGTCGAATTCGCCGTCTGACTCGAATTGAAGAAGTACAGTACGGGCAACAAGTTCAACAGTTACAGTCCTTGCTTCAGGTGCGCGATCGCTTAACGAAAGAACTTCAACGTTCACCTACTCAACTCGAATGGTGTACTGCTGTCCATCTTTCTTCGTCCGATTTGCTGAAAGCTTTGATGACCGGAGAAATTGCTAAACGACGCATGATTGAGGCAAATTTGCGCTTCGTGGTCAACATTGCCAAACACCATACTGGGCGCAACCTCGACTTACTCGATTTGATTCAAGAAGGTAACATCGGGTTGCAGAAAGCGGTTGAGAAATTTGACCCCACTAAAGGCTACCGCTTTTCAACCTATGCCTACTGGTGGATTTGGCAAGCAATTACGAGAGCGATCGCTCAAAAAAGTCGTGCGATTCGGCTTCCGCTGCAAACACTCGACCAAATCAATAGAATCAAAAAAGCACAGCAGCAGATCATTCAGCAAATTGGAAAACCTGCCTCTCTTGAAGCGATCGCTCAACAGGTCAATCTTCCGGCTGAAACAGTGCGATCGTATCTTTGTGCAGCTCAACCGTTGCGATCGCTCAACGAAACGATCGATCCTGAACATGAGTACGAATTAGAGAATGTGATCGAAGACGATCACCCTCTACCCGAAGTCTTGCTGGTTGATGTGTGCTTGAAAGACGACTTAACACAACTTCTGGCAACCCTCCCATCTCAGCAACAGAGAGTATTGTCTCTACGATTTGGATTGGAAACGGGAGAAGAGATGAGCTTAAGGCAAGTGAGTCAAAAACTTCAGTGCAGTCTCGAAACCGTCAGATTACTCGAAAAGCAAGCAATTTCGACACTACGACAGTGCGACTCACACCTAAAAGCTTACATCAGTATTTGA
- a CDS encoding DevA family ABC transporter ATP-binding protein — MFQSDQVVQTQLIQPSPPAIVAQNLNHYFGEGSLRKQALFDINLAIQPGEIVIMTGPSGSGKTTLLTLMGGLRSAQEGSLKILGQEILGANKKDLTRLRSNIGYIFQAHNLLTFLTAKQNVRMSLELHDDRYEGQNLDELASEMLRAVGLGERIDYYADNLSGGQKQRVAIARALVSYPKIVLADEPTAALDKKSGRDVVEIMQRLAKEQGCTILLVTHDNRILDVADRIVYMEDGRLADHPDAAAKVR; from the coding sequence ATGTTTCAATCTGATCAAGTGGTTCAAACTCAACTGATTCAACCTTCGCCTCCCGCGATCGTTGCTCAGAATCTCAATCATTACTTTGGAGAAGGCAGTTTGCGAAAGCAAGCATTGTTTGATATCAATTTGGCGATTCAACCCGGTGAGATTGTGATCATGACAGGTCCTTCGGGTTCTGGTAAAACAACGCTGCTGACGCTCATGGGTGGATTACGATCTGCGCAAGAAGGAAGCCTCAAGATTCTAGGGCAGGAGATTTTAGGAGCTAACAAAAAAGACTTAACGCGGTTGCGATCAAACATTGGATACATCTTTCAAGCCCACAACTTACTTACGTTCCTAACGGCAAAACAGAATGTGCGAATGTCGCTGGAGCTACACGACGATCGCTACGAGGGGCAAAACTTAGATGAACTCGCATCTGAGATGTTGAGAGCCGTAGGACTGGGTGAACGCATTGACTACTATGCGGATAATTTATCGGGCGGACAGAAACAGAGAGTCGCGATCGCAAGAGCGTTGGTCAGTTATCCCAAAATCGTCTTAGCAGATGAGCCGACTGCCGCACTGGATAAGAAATCGGGTCGAGACGTAGTTGAGATTATGCAAAGACTCGCGAAAGAGCAAGGTTGCACCATTTTACTTGTGACTCATGACAATCGGATCTTAGATGTTGCCGATCGCATTGTTTACATGGAAGATGGTCGCCTTGCTGATCATCCTGATGCGGCTGCAAAAGTTCGATAG
- a CDS encoding DUF2721 domain-containing protein, producing MSIEAVAQSIQMIIAPTVMVSTCTLVLNGILGRYGEIGNRIRALVRERAEFLASNDVPVRLYDQAVSMIDRQLINLAHRHRLLQYTALMIYGAILLFLLSMFVIAIARLSDAMSVATIALILFLLGTGSLSLSVILTSFEVHVSHRAIHTEMKWIMTLVKGGV from the coding sequence GAAGCAGTCGCACAAAGCATTCAAATGATTATTGCTCCAACGGTGATGGTTTCCACCTGTACGCTCGTGCTGAACGGGATTTTGGGGCGCTACGGTGAGATTGGGAATCGCATCAGAGCTTTAGTTCGAGAACGAGCAGAGTTCTTAGCAAGCAATGATGTCCCGGTTCGTCTTTATGATCAAGCGGTTTCGATGATCGATCGACAACTGATCAATCTCGCTCATCGTCATCGCTTGCTGCAATACACCGCTTTGATGATTTACGGCGCAATTTTGTTGTTCCTTTTATCGATGTTTGTGATTGCGATCGCGAGGCTATCTGATGCAATGAGTGTTGCTACGATCGCGCTGATCTTGTTTTTACTAGGAACTGGCTCATTATCGCTCAGTGTAATTTTGACAAGTTTTGAGGTTCATGTATCGCATCGCGCCATTCACACCGAAATGAAATGGATCATGACATTAGTGAAGGGTGGAGTCTAA